The sequence ACCCGCGATACGGCGAACGAGCGGGGCGTCGACGGCTGGGTTCGCAACCTCGACGACGGCCGCGTCGAAGCCGTTTTCGAGGGCGTTCCCGACGCCGTCGACTCGATGGTCGAGTGGTGCGAGAGCGGCAGTTCGGACGCCGAGGTCGACGACGTGAAAGCGGAGTACGAGGAGCCGGAAGGGCTCGACGGCTTCGAGGTCCGACGCTGAGCGGCGGCGGAGAGGCAGAGAAGCGGGGAGCGTGGGGAGCGTCTGTCACGCGAAGGCTATCTCCTCGCCGCACCATCCACTCTCGTGAACGACATCACCACCGCAGTCGACATCGACGCACCGCCCGAGACGGTCTGGCGCGTCCTCACCGACTTCGAGAGCTACCCCGACTGGAACCCCTACACCGTCGTCTCCGGCCGCGCCGAGGAGGGGACACGGCTCCGCGTCTCGCCCGGCCCGGAGGCCGGGCGTGTGCCGACGTTCCGACCGCGCGTGCTCCGCGCCGACCCGAACCGCGAACTCCGGTGGATCGGCCACCTGTACGTCCGCGGCCTCTTCGACGGCGAACACCGGTTCGTGGTCGAGTCTCGCGACGACGACCGTTCGCGACTCGTCCAGTCGGAGTCGTTCTCGGGGGTGTTCGCGGGACCGATTCTCCGACGCATCGGAGCCGACACGGAGGCGAACTTCCGCGGCGTGAACGAGGCGCTGAAAGCGCGGGCTGAGGCGCTGTGGGCCGACCGAGTGGGCAGCGCGGATTCGAATATCACCGCCGGTACCGGAGAGTCGGCGACCTGACCCTTCCCGAGAGAAACGTTCATACCGTGACCGCGTGAGAACCGGTCCGATGCACCTCGGTAACTCGTCGCCACGTCGCGCACAGACCGTCCGTCGCCTGCCCCCTCTTCCCGCCGGAGGCCGCCCGTGAGGGTCGCGGCGATTCCGTGGACGATTCTGACCGTCGTCGGACTCGTCGCCACCCTCTCGACGGGTTTTCTCATCGTCCGCGGCCCGTTCTTCGGCGGACCGACGCTCGACCCGCTCTCGCTTCTCGTCGCCACCGGCGGCTTCATCGCCGCCATCATCGCCCTCGCGTTCGGCGGGTCGAAACTGGCGCGCGTCGTCCTGTTCTGACTCCCCGCCGGAGTCGCTGTCGGCGACGACCGTGCGCCGAAACGGCGTATTCGGTGTCGAGGATGCCTCTCTCGGACGAGCATTCGAAAACAGGGGTTCGGCCGACTCGGGCCCGAGCCGTGCTGGCGGCTACGAATCGGAGTCCGCTCTACCGACGAGCGCCTCGATACCGCTCCCGGCCGCGCGGGTCAGCACCGCCGCCATCGCGGTTCCCGCGCTCCAGATGGCCGTCTCCTCCGGCGGTTCGGTCCCCTCGCCCTCGTACAGCACCGAGAGCAGGAAGATGTCGTCGTCGGCGAGCACTACCCGGCCGGTGAAGTCGCCGGGCGCGTCCGCGGGGGGCGCGGCGACGTCGACGGCGTCGTCGCGGGCGAACACCTCGCGGACGGCGGCGCTGGCGCTGACGACGTCGACGTCCACTCCCGCGTCCGCTCGCTCCCGAAGCGCGACCACCACGTCGTCGTCGAGCAAGTCGACGGAGTCGGCCCCGAAGAGGATTCGTCGCTCCGCGCGGCGGACCAGGTCGACGGTCCGGTCGTCGATGGGTCTGCGGCCGCGGACGGTCCAGACGTCGTCGCGGGTCTCCTCGCCGTGTTCCTCGCTTCGGAGCTCCGCGAGGGCGTCGAAGGCGCGGTCCCGCTCGCGTTCGAGGCGAACGGTCAGCAGTTCCTTCGCCGCCTCCAAACTGACCGGGCGGTACCGCTTCGGCGTCGACTGCTGCAGTTCGACCAGACCCCGCGCTTCGAGGTCCTCGGCCGCGCCGTACACCTGCGAGCGCGGGACGCCCGCGAGGTCGTGGACGTCCTTGGCCGTGCCGGTGCCGAGTCGGTGGAGCGCGACGAAGACCCGCGCCTCGTAGTTCGAGAGACCGAGGCGTTCGAGCGCCTCCTCGACGTCGCGTT is a genomic window of Haloprofundus halophilus containing:
- a CDS encoding acylphosphatase; protein product: MSETPSDSDRTRAHVFVTGRVQGVFYRANTRDTANERGVDGWVRNLDDGRVEAVFEGVPDAVDSMVEWCESGSSDAEVDDVKAEYEEPEGLDGFEVRR
- a CDS encoding SRPBCC domain-containing protein — protein: MNDITTAVDIDAPPETVWRVLTDFESYPDWNPYTVVSGRAEEGTRLRVSPGPEAGRVPTFRPRVLRADPNRELRWIGHLYVRGLFDGEHRFVVESRDDDRSRLVQSESFSGVFAGPILRRIGADTEANFRGVNEALKARAEALWADRVGSADSNITAGTGESAT
- a CDS encoding TrmB family transcriptional regulator, with the protein product MTDDRPDERDVEEALERLGLSNYEARVFVALHRLGTGTAKDVHDLAGVPRSQVYGAAEDLEARGLVELQQSTPKRYRPVSLEAAKELLTVRLERERDRAFDALAELRSEEHGEETRDDVWTVRGRRPIDDRTVDLVRRAERRILFGADSVDLLDDDVVVALRERADAGVDVDVVSASAAVREVFARDDAVDVAAPPADAPGDFTGRVVLADDDIFLLSVLYEGEGTEPPEETAIWSAGTAMAAVLTRAAGSGIEALVGRADSDS